One region of Cucurbita pepo subsp. pepo cultivar mu-cu-16 chromosome LG03, ASM280686v2, whole genome shotgun sequence genomic DNA includes:
- the LOC111791907 gene encoding proteasome subunit beta type-7-A-like, producing MSSTAIDAPPKGGFNFDLCRRNDMLAKKGLKSPSYLKTGTTIVGLIFEDGVILGADTRATEGPIVADKNCEKIHYMAPNIYCCGAGTAADTEAVTDMVSSQLQLHRYHTGRESRVVTALTLLKKHLFGYRGYVSAALVLGGVDVTGPHLHTIYPHGSTDTLPYATMGSGSLAAMSVFESKYKEGLTRDEGIRLVTEAICSGIFNDLGSGSNVDVCVITKGQKDYMRNHLLPNPRTYVSSKGYSFPKKTEVLLTKITPLKEKVEVTEGGDAMEE from the exons ATGTCTAGCACTGCAATTGATGCCCCTCCCAAGGGTGGCTTTAATTTTGATCTCTGCAGAAGAAATGATATGCTTGCAAAGAAAGGTCTCAAATCTCCGTCTTACCTTAAGACTGGAACTACCATTGTGGGTTTAATCTTCGAG GATGGTGTTATTCTTGGGGCAGATACTCGTGCTACTGAAGGCCCTATTGTTGCTGACAAGAACTGTGAGAAAATTCATTATATGGCACCAAACATATATTGTTGTGGAGCAGGAACAGCTGCTGATACAGAGGCAGTAACAG ACATGGTTAGCTCCCAATTACAATTGCATCGTTACCACACCGGTCGAGAATCAAGGGTTGTTACCGCTCTGACCCTTCTCAAGAAACACCTTTTTGG TTATCGAGGCTACGTTTCAGCCGCTTTGGTGCTTGGTGGAGTCGATGTTACTGGACCTCATTTACATACC ATCTATCCTCACGGATCCACTGACACCTTGCCATATGCTACAATGGGATCAGGTTCTCTAGCTGCAATGTCTGTTTTTGAATCGAAGTACAAAGAAGGCCTGACT AGGGATGAAGGGATTCGGCTGGTAACCGAGGCGATATGTTCTGGGATATTTAACGATTTGGGGAGTGGAAGTAACGTCGATGTTTGTGTTATTACCAAG GGCCAAAAGGATTATATGAGAAACCACCTGTTGCCAAATCCTCGTACGTATGTCAGTTCAAAAGGCTATTCCTTCCCCAAAAAAACGG AGGTTCTGCTGACAAAGATTACGCCATTGAAGGAAAAAGTCGAGGTAACCGAAGGAGGCGATGCTATGGAGGAGTGA
- the LOC111791909 gene encoding LOW QUALITY PROTEIN: uncharacterized protein LOC111791909 (The sequence of the model RefSeq protein was modified relative to this genomic sequence to represent the inferred CDS: substituted 1 base at 1 genomic stop codon), whose translation MLAIDITTQPWLLPSPGSISGKAQPPRQMQRRWRKTIANLQENSQTRQEPTAAAGNIRRQVLTSQGRIKLNAYPDREFYAFPRFVTHVDNGFISTLTNLYRERLRPGIEVLDLMSSWVSHLPKEVEYKXVVGHGLNAQELAKNSQLDYFFVKDLNEDQKLELESCSIDAVVCTVSVQYLQQPEKVFAEVFRVLRPGGVFIISFSNRMFYEKAVSAWREGSAYSRVQLVVQYFQCVEGFTQPEIIRKMPASSGTAEDNSPFSWILRLLGLFSGSDPFYAVLAHKNFKPVYTN comes from the exons ATGCTAGCCATTGACATAACCACCCAGCCATGGCTTCTTCCCAGTCCTGGTTCAATCTCAGGAAAAGCACAGCCGCCCCGGCAGATGCAGCGGCGGTGGCGAAAAACCATTGCCAATCTGCAAGAAAACAGCCAAACAAGACAAGAACCCACAGCAGCTGCAGGCAATATCAGACGCCAGGTTCTTACCTCACAAGGAAGAATTAAGCTTAATGCATACCCGGATCGAGAATTCTATGCTTTTCCACGATTTGTTACTCATGTCGACAATGGCTTCATTTCCACTTTAACCAATTTGTATCGGGAAAGGCTGCGTCCGGGTATCGAAGTCCTCGACTTGATGAGCTCTTGGGTTAGCCATCTCCCTAAAGAAGTCGAGTATAAATGAGTGGTTGGACATGGGTTAAATGCTCAGGAGCTTGCTAAGAACTCCCAACTTGATTACTTCTTTGTGAAGGATCTTAATGAAGATCAGAAGCTTGAGTTGGAGAGTTGCAGTATTGATGCAGTTGTGTGCACTGTTAGTGTGCAGTATCTTCAACAGCCTGAGAAG GTGTTCGCCGAGGTGTTCAGGGTGCTAAGGCCAGGAGGAGTGTTCATCATTAGCTTTAGCAACAGAATGTTCTATGAGAAAGCTGTGAGTGCATGGAGAGAAGGGTCTGCATACAGTAGAGTACAATTAGTAGTCCAATATTTCCAATGCGTTGAAGGATTTACACAACCAGAGATTATAAGAAAGATGCCTGCTTCAAGCGGCACTGCAGAAGATAACTCACCGTTCAGCTGGATTCTGAGGCTGCTAGGCTTGTTTTCTGGCTCAGACCCTTTCTATGCAGTCTTGGCTCACAAGAACTTCAAGCCTGTATATACAAATTAA